GTTGAAGCCGATGTAATGGGCTTCCATGGGGTCGTTGGTCACGCGCTTGGGGTTCTTGGTGAAGTCGTGCCACTTTTTGATGAAGGCCTTGTTGGCGGGATTATCCACGCTCATGAAATAGTTCCAGGCGGCCAGGTGGCCCACCAGAGGCTTGGTGTCTATGCCGGAGAGTTCTTCTTCACCCACGGAGAAAGCCATGACGGGAATGTCGGCGGCAGTGATGCCCTGGTTGGCGAGTTCCTTGTAGAAAGGCACGTTGGCGTCGCCGTTGAGGGTGGAAACCACGGCGGTCTTTTTGCCCGCGTTGCCGAACTTTTTGATTTCAGCAACGATGGACTGCCAGTCGGAATGGCCGAAGGGCGTGTAGTTGATGAGGATGTCTTCTTTTTTCACGCCCTTGGAGATCAGGTAGGCTTCGATGATCTTGTTGGCGGTGCGGGGGAACACGTAGTCCGTACCGGCCAGCACCCAGCGCTTAACGCCGAGGTCGTTCATCAGGTAGTCCACAGCGGGGATGGCCTGCTGATTCGGGGCTGCGCCGGTGTAGATGACGTTGCGCGAGGATTCTTCACCTTCGTACTGCACGGGGTAGAACAGGAGGCCGTTGAGTTCTTCAAACACGGGCAATACGGACTTGCGCGAAACCGAGGTCCAACAGCCGAAAACAGCGGCGACCTTGTCCTTGCTCAGCAGTTCGCGAGCCTTTTCTGCAAACAGGGGCCAGTTGGAGGCGGGATCGACCACCACGGCCTCCAGCTTTTTGCCCAGCAGGCCGCCTTTTTTGTTCTGCTCGTCAATGAGCATGAGCATAACGTCTTTCAGCGTTGTTTCGCTGATGGCCATGGTGCCGGAGAGCGAATGCAGAATGCCTACCTTGATGGTGTCGTCCGCGGCCTTCGCGTTCAGCGAACCGCACAGGGTGACGAGCATAAGAGCCAACGTCGCCAACGTTTTCTTGAACATGTGGAGCCTCCTTGGAACTGTCTGTATGGCTGTACGTGACGCGACGCACCCCCATGGTTGCCGCGCTGCTTGCTACTGCACATGGTTAAGCAAGAGGCGTTCCAGCGGCATTTTTCATGTAGTAGGGTGTAATTTATTGATATTTTTTTGAGATGGGTGTGGGTTTTAAGCCATTTTTGTAAAATCACCGGGATGTTAAAACAATTTTGTATATGCCATGGAGCGGTACGGCCTGCCGCTGCCAACTGCGAAGAATGACCGCGTAAAAAAAGACGCCCGGCCCGGCGGACGTGCAGTCTGCCGGGCGCGAAGCGTTGCATTGCCTGCGCCGCTTTGTGGCGTCATGAGTTTTTGGAGGGCGTTTTTTTGAGATTTGGGAAAGAAGAAGGCAAGCCAAAAGGAAGGCGGTAAAGTAAACCCGGAATACTGCTTGAGATGCCCCAGAAGATAAGTGTGTCGAGTTTTATGGGATACTTAAGGTAACCCATTCTCGAAGAGTCTTTTTATCCTTGATTCCCGATTCTTCACAACGTTGCCGATAGCCACATCCACCCTTAAGAAAAAGCTTTACGGCTTTTTCCTTGAACAAGAGTGAATATGTCGTCTTCTTACCGTCGGCCATAAAAGATTCCCATCATGTTTTCAAAGTTTAAGCCTGGCGGGGCTTTTTTGCTTTGTCTGCCTGATGGGGGTCATAGCAGGTGCAGACCAATGCCGGGGGATATTTATTATGTCAGTTTTAGTATCATTGCCCCGAACGCCACCAGAACCACGGCTATTCCCCGCCAGAAGGTAAACTTTTCGTGCAGCAGAACCACGGCCAGCAGCATGCCGAAAATAACCGAGGTTTCACGCAGGGCAGCCACCATGGCAATGGGGGCGATTGTCATGGCCCAGATGGCAATGCCGTATGAGCCCAGACCGGCCAGGCCGCCGAAAAATCCGATGGCGGCCCGCTTGCGCACATACCGGGCGTAGCTCAGGCCATGCCGCCAGAAAATAAAGGTGTTCAGAGGAATGATGTTGAGCACGAAAATCCAGCAGGCGTAGCTCACGGCGTTGCCACTGTGCCGTGCGCCCAGGCCGTCTGCCAGCGTATAGCCCATGATGACAAAGGATGTGCGCAGGGAAAGCAATATGGCGCTTCTGTCCGCGCCGCGCCGCGCGTTGTCCCCGGCAAGACAGAAAATGCCGCAGCACAGCAGCAGTATGCCACACCACGCGCCCAGGCTCAGCGACACATTGAAAAAGAGCATAGCCAGTGATGTCAGTAGCGGTGCGCACCCGCGCATGATGGTGTAGCTGAAAGAAAGATCTGATTTCTTGTAAGCTTCAGCAATACAAATATAGTATGTAAAATGGCAAATGCAGGACATGCCAAGATACGGCCATGCCTCAGGGGAAACTGGAGGCAGAAATGGCACAATACATGCCGCACCAAGCCCAGCGCCCAGCGCATTAAGGCCAGTTTCAAAGAGCTTGTTTTCGCCGCCCTTAACAATAATATTCCACAGGGCATGTAAAAGGGCGGCAAATAGTACTGTAAGCACTATATAAGATGGCATAAAAATTCCACTACGCGCATACCGCAGGTTTGGCAAACGGAAAGTGCGAACGATGGTTCTTTATGTCTTCAGTATGTATTGTCCACAGCGCTTGTTGAAGCCTTTGCGTTTTTCTTTCCTTTTGGATTTCGGGTTGCGCATGGGCGAAGGCCTGCGTTGCAAATCTGCGAGCAAACCAGTTTCGGTTTATTTTCAAAAAAAATCCGTAAAGTAATGCTGTAGTGCATCCCCTGCGGGTTCTGTTTTGGACGACGCCCTGATTTTTTTTTCATAACATTCTTAAATAAAATATAATATTATAAACAAAAGCTTTGGCATATGTCTTGCTTTTTATTCTGTAAACACGGCGCTTGCTTGCCGTTTGATGCCATTGTTTGTTGAACATCCGTAACCCCAAGGAGTCTCATAATGAAGTTTCAGGGTATGACTATCGGTGTGCCGACGGAAATTATGCACGGCGAACGCCGCGTGTCCGCAACTCCTGATACCGTCAAGAAGATGGTTGCCGAAGGCGCCACGGTTCTGGTCGAGAAGGGCGCGGGCGACGGCGCGTTCTTCGCCGACGCCGCCTATGTTGAAGCTGGCGGCAAGATCGTGGAAGACGTTCAGGAAATCTTTGCCAAGTCCGACGTGATCCTGAAGGTCAAGGAACCCCTGTTCAACAAAAAAGTGAACAAGCACGAAGCGGAAATGGTGCGTGACGGCCAGTATCTGATCACGTTCCTGCATCCCGCCGCGCCGGTGAACCATGAAATGATGAAGAAGCTGGCGGCCACGGGCGTGATCGGCATCACGCTTGACGGCATTCCGCGTATTTCGCGCGCCCAGGGCATGGACGCCCTGACCTCCATGAGCACCGTGGCCGGCTACAAGGGCGTGCTCATGGCCGCCAACCGTCTGTCCAAGTTCATGCCCATGGTGGGCACGGCCGTGGGCGTTATCAAACCCGCCAACGTGCTGGTCATCGGCACGGGCGTGGCCGGCCTTCAGGCCGTCGCCACCGCCAAGCGCCTTGGCGCTGTAGTCACCGCCGTGGACATCCGTCCCGACGCACGCGAGCAGTCCATGAGCCTTGGCGCCAAGAGCTTTGACGTGGGCGTGCCCGCCGAAGTGGCCATTGGCGAGGGCGGCTATGCCCAGCGCCTGAGCGACGAATGGCTGCACAAGGAACGTGAGGCCCTGAAGCCTCTGGTGAAGGATGCGGACATCATCATCCTGTGCGCCCTGATCCCCGGCAAGCTGGCCCCCATCCTGATCACCGCGGACATGGTCGCCTCTATGGCTCCCGGCTCCAGCATCGTTGACATCTCCATCGACCAGGGCGGCAACTGCGAGCTGACCGACGCCGGTGAAGTGGCGGTCAAGCACGGCGTGACCATTGACGGCACCAAGAACATCCCCGGCATGATGCCCACGAGCTCCACCTGGATGTTCGCCAACAACGTGTTCCAGCTGCTTTCCTTCCTGGCCAAGGACGGCAAGATTGTGCTGGACAGAACCGACCCCATCATTGAATCCACGCTGACCACCATTGACAAGCAGATTGTCCACCGTGGCGCGCGTGAGGCCATGGGCTTATAGAACCAAGCAGGATTCTGCCGGAAATCGCATTTCCGGCAGAATCCACGCCGCTAGCGGCGCGCTGCATTTTTGTGCAGCCACAGGGCATGCAAACTTTTTCAAAGCCGCATGCTCTGGGTTTGAGCGGAGTGTCCGGACGGCGCTTGCCGCCCGGACATCTCGCATGGGCCCCGGAAAAAAAATTCAAGGAAGAGCATATGACCCCAATTACCCTGCTGGCAGTGTTCGTTGCCGCGACGCTGCTTGGCTACAAGATCATCAGCCATGTGCCGAGCCTGCTGCACACCCCCCTGATGTCGGCCATGAATGCCCTTTCGGGCGTCATCATTCTTGGTGCGGTGACGGCGACCTATCTTGCGGGCTCCGTCTTTTTCACCATACTGGGCGCCATTTCCGTCGCCATGGCCATTGTGAACGTTTTCGGCGGGTTTGACATTACTCACAAAATGCTTCGAATGGTCGCCGGGAAAAAGAAGTAACCCTTCGTTCTGGCCTTTGCTACACCCATAAATCAGAAGAAAGGGTTGCAGTGACATGAATGCACTAACCTACAACATAATTGCCGGACTTCTTGTGGCGTCTGTACTCTTTGGTCTACGCCTCATGAACAAGGTTCCCACTGCGGTCAGGGGCAATCTTTTTTGCGCCTCGGCCATGGGCCTCGCCATTCTTGTGACCATGTTCAAGGACGGCTCCATGACGTCTCCCACGCTGTGGCTGGCCATTGCCGTGGGCATGACGCTGGGGCTTACCCTGTCCAATAAGGTCAAGATGATCCAGATGCCGCAGATGGTCGCCTTTCTGCACGGCATCGGCGGCGGCGCGGCTGCCATTGTGAGCTTTCTTGTCCTGACGGACACGGGCGCGCCCACGGCCTTTGAGCGCGGCAGCGCCTGCCTGGCCATGGCCATGGGCATGACCACCATCACAGGCTCCTTTGTGGCCGCAGGCAAACTGCACCAGATACTGCCGCAAAAACCCATTATCCTGCCCGAACACACCAGAATCATTCTGTCCATTCTGGGCGTTATGGGCTTTTCCGTGCTTATGGGCACGGTGTTTCCGCACTTTTTGTTCGGCTTTTTCATCTTCATGATGCTTTTGTCGGGCACGGCCTTCGGCATCGGGTTCACCATCCGCGTGGGCGGAGCCGACATGCCCATCACCATCTCGCTGCTGAACTCCATGGGCGGCGTCTGCGCCGCCATTGCGGGTTTTGCGGTGAGCGATCCCCTGCTGGTGGCCATCGGCGGCATCATCGGCTCTTCGGGCTTTTTGCTGACGCGCATCATGTGCAAGGCCATGAACAGAAAGCTGCTGTCCATCCTGCTTGGCGAGTCCTCTGTGGTCACGCCCGCTGGCAAGGCCGCGCCCAAGGCTGCCGCTGCCGCTGCTCCGGCCCCTGTCAAATCCACTGAGGCCGAAGTGGCCAAGCTGGTGCAAAACGCCAAAAACGTGATCATCGTGCCAGGCTACGGCATGGCCCTTGCCCAGGCCCAGTACAAGGTCAAGCAGCTTGCCGACCTTCTGGAAAGCAAGGGGGCCAAGGTGAGCTACGGCATCCATCCCGTGGCGGGGCGCATGCCCGGCCATATGAACGTGCTGCTGGCCGAAGCCAATGTGGATTACGAAAATCTGCTTGAAATGGACACGGTCAACCCGATGTTCGCCGATGCCGACCTTGTGGTCATCGTTGGGGCCAACGACGTGGTGAATCCTGCGGCCAACAGCGCGGAAGGCACGCCCATCTACGGCATGCCCATCCTTGATGCCGAAAAGGCCAAGAACATCATCATCTGCAACTATGACAGCAAGCCGGGCTACGCCGGCGTGCCCAACCCCCTGTATGAGCGCGCTGGCGTGCATCTCATGCTGGGCGACGCGGCCAAGACCTTTGATACCCTGCTGCACTACGCCCAGGGCAATGCCCCGGCCGATCAAAGCGCCGCCCCATCCGGTGGCGACAGCAAGGAAGCCGCAGCCGCCAAGCTGGTGCACAACGCCAAGAGCGTGATTATCGTGCCCGGCTACGGCATGGCCCTTGCCCAGGCCCAGCACAAGGTCAAACAGCTTGCGGACACGCTGGAAGCCAAGGGCGTCAAGGTGAGCTACGGCATCCATCCCGTGGCGGGGCGCATGCCCGGCCACATGAACGTGCTGCTGGCCGAAGCCAATGTGGATTACGAAGATCTGCTCGAAATGGATACCGTGAACCCGATGTTCGCGGAGACCGATCTTGTGGTGGTCATCGGAGCCAACGACGTGGTGAATCCGGCGGCCAACACGGCCGAAGGCACGCCCATCTATGGCATGCCCATCCTCAAGGCCGAAGAAGCCAAGGGCATCATCATCTGCAACTATGACGACAAACCTGGCTACGCTGGCGTGCCCAACCCCCTGTATACCCGCGAGGGCGTGATCCTCATGACGGGCGACGCGGCCAAGACCGTGGACCGTCTGGTGAGCTTCGCCCAGGGTGAAAGCCCCGCCGCCGCCCCATCCAGCGGCGACAGCAAGGAAGCCGCAGCCGCCAAACTGGTGCAGAACGCCAAAAACGTGGTCATCGTGCCCGGCTACGGCATGGCCCTTGCCCAGGCCCAGTACAAGGTCAAACAGCTTGCCGACCTTCTGGAAAGCAAGGGAGCCAAGGTGAGCTACGGCATCCATCCCGTGGCGGGGCGCATGCCCGGCCATATGAACGTGCTGCTGGCCGAAGCCAATGTGGATTACGAACACCTGCTTGAAATGGACACCGTCAACCCGATGTTTGCGGAATCCGATCTTGTGGTCATCGTTGGGGCCAACGACGTGGTGAACCCGGCGGCCAACAGCGCGGAAGGCACGCCCATCTACGGCATGCCCATCCTCAAGGCCGAAGAAGCCAGGAACATCATCATCTGTAACTACGACGACAAGCCTGGCTACGCCGGTGTGCCCAACCCCCTGTATACCCGCGATGGGGTAATCCTCATGACGGGCGACGCCTCCAAGAGCTTTGACAAGCTGCTGGCCTACGCGCAGGGCGAAAGCCCGGCGGGGTAAAGCGCGCAGAACAATAAAAAAGGTTTTGTTTCTGCCGGAATCCATCCGTGGGGAGACAGTGAACCGGGTGTGCCCTTTCTGTGTATGGGAGGACGCACCCGGTTTTTTATGTCTGACTGCAAAGAGCATCTATACGATTTAACACAGTAAAATGGCAAAAAATCGTGGTATTCCGTTCAGAAAGGGGAGGATCATTGGCGTGCTGCACAAGATACTCTTCGCAAAAAGGCCAAGTTTTTTTTGCATCAGATGAAGGATGTGCTGGAATAATATTTATTTAATTCATGGTGTTAGATGGTTAGCATGTTTGTTGCATATTTGGGGTGTGTGAACTTCAACATGTCGCATCAGGCTTGCAGCGCGGGCGGCAGGGGCCGGTCGGCAGTAAAGAGTATTCTGAAAGCGCCTGCATCTGTGAGCCGATCATCTGTATGGAGTGTGCTGACTGTCCATCCTGAGAGAGCCGAGTGCCTTTGAGGATAGACACTACTGTTTACGCCACGCCCGCTTTGGCGCCCGGCAGCGCCTGCGCCTTCAAGGTGGGTGTCAGCTCACCAGCCGTCAGAGGAGTTCAACGTGAATTTGTTCCGGCCCAAGAGATCCAGTGGAACAGTGTATTGTTCAAGATTGGTCCCATTGCTGCCAGCCCAAAACATTTAAGGGAGAGCATCCATGTCCGCAAAGAGTGCAAATGAATATGTCAGTGGCGATGTAAGTACTGTATGGCATCATCTTACGCTGCATCAGGGCAATGCGCCCATGATCGTTTCTGAAGGCAAGGGGTTGTACCTTAAGGATATTAATGGAAAAGAATACCTTGACGCGACTTCTGGCGGCGTGTGGTGCGTCAATGTGGGCTACGGACGGGACAGGATCGCCGACGCTGCCGCCAATCAGATGAAAAAGCTGCCTTTCTACGCGGCCAGTTGCGGTTCCCAGCCAGCGATCGAATTTTCTGAAAAGCTGCTTTCGCACATGCCCGGGCTTTCGCGCGTGTATATTTCAAGCAGCGGTTCCGAGGCCAACGAAAAAGCCTTTAAAATGGTGCGCCAGATTTCCCAGCTCAAGCACGGCGGTAAAAAGTATAAAATCATCTACCGCGACCGCGATTACCATGGCACCACCATCACCACCCTGAGCGCGTGCGGCCAGGAAGAGCGCCGTCTGCAGTATGGCCCCTTTACGCCCGGTTTTGTGGAATTTCCTGCGTGCCTGGCGTACCGTTCGCCCTATCCTGAAGGCACACAGAACCTGGGCGAAAAATTTGCCCGTGAACTGGAAGCCGTGGTGTTAAAGGAAGATCCTGATACCGTGGGCGCTGTTATTCTGGAACCCATCACTGCTGGCGGCGGCATTATCGTGCCCCCGGACGGCTATTTTGAGACCATTTCTGAAATATGCAAAAAGTATGGCTTGCTGCTTATCATTGATGAAGTGGTTTGCGGGCTTGGCAGAACAGGAACATGGTTCGGCTATCAGCATTTCAATGTCAAACCCGACATCGTGACCATGGCCAAGGGCGTCGCCAGTGCCTACATGCCCATTTCCTGCACAGTGACGACTGAAGAGGTCTTTGCCGCCCTGCAGGATAATACCGACAAACTCTCCTATTTCCGTGACATCAGCACCTTTGGGGGTTGCCTTGCCGCTCCGGCCGCAGCCCTGGAAAATATCAAGATTATCGAAGAAGAAGGCCTGCTTGATAACATTGTGGCTATGGGAGAATATTTGCAGCAGGGCTTGCAGGATCTCCTTTCCTACAGCAATGTGGGTGATGTGCGTGGTAGGGGCCTCTTGCAGGGTATTGAATTTGTTACCGACAAGGCTTCAAAAAAACCTCTGGAAGAAGAAAAGGTCATCGCCGTATGCGGAGCCATGGCCAAGCGCGGCGTGCTTGTGGGCAGAACCAACCGCAGCTTTGTGGGACGCAACAACGTGGTCAATTTGGCTCCGGCCTACATCGTGACCAAGGAGCAGATCGATACCATTCTCAAAGCGCTGCACGAATCCATAGTCGAAGTTCTGGGATAGGGCAGTCTGGCGCTGGGCGACCTGGCTGGCCGGAGCGGTTTCCAGGAACCTTAGAGCTGATTAACTTTGAGAATGCACATTTTCAAAGTTTGGGATACGCCCGTTTCGGCGCGTAACCACGCAGGTAAACTGCGCTTACGCCTCTGCGGCGAACGTCTGCTCGCGCAGCCGTTGGAGCAATTCAAAAGGTCGATTGTCCTAGTGCACCCGCCAGCGCACAGCACACCGGGCAGCACCGTTAACATGTTTGAGGTTGCATAGATTTAAGATACTTGGCTTCCGGCCTTACCTCCTGACCTGTGGCGCCGCAGCCTGGGTAAGGGGGTCAAAATTCGGCACAGCTTTTATGACGGCAAGTTTCGCCTTCCGTTTCTTGTGTGAAAGCATATGCCGTGGCCGGAAGCCAGATTCCAAAAACCGTAAACCCTGAAAACCCTTGGGGCCGCCTGTCAACCTTCCCAGGCGGCCCCTTTTGCGTTTCAGGCGCGGCCGCATCGGATGCGCCGCGTGCTGGCGCGGGCTGCCTGGGAACCACAACGGCGCATGTCTGAAAGCCTAGTGGTGTTTTTTCTTTTCCGTCACGGGAATGTGCAGCTGCTTGGCTTTGCGAACCACCGTGGACTGGCTGATTCCAAGCCTCGCTGCCGCCTTGTAGGTGCTGCCTGTGTCCGCCAGGGCTTCACGAATGAGGTTGCGCTCCAGATTCTCAACGGTCTCCTTGAAGGAAAGCGCTTCTTCCGGCTGTTCCGGCCCTGAGTCATCCCCTTCTTTTTTCAGTACGTCGCCCAGCAGGTAGGAGGGCAGATCGCGCATGGAAATGACGCTGCCTTCGGTCATGGCAGCCAGAAATTCCACAGCCGCCCGCAGTTCGCGCACGTTGCCCGGCCAGGAATGCTGGCAAAAACAGTCAATAACCCTTGGCGAAAATGTCTTTATGCTGTTGTAGCGGGCGCATGCCTGGTCGAGAAAAAACATCATGAGGGAGGGGATGTCTTCCGGGTGCTCCCGGAGCGGAGGCATGCAGATGCTGAGCACGCGAAGGCGGTAGTAAAGGTCGGCCCTGAATCTGCCGTTGCCCACAAGCTGTTCCAGGGGTCTGTTGGTGGCCGCGATTATGCGCACGTCCACGCGGAGTTCCTTTTCGCCGCCGATTTTCCGAAAACCTTGGCCATCCAGAACGTGTAGAATTTTGGCCTGCATGCTCAAGGGCAGTTCGCCTATTTCGTCCAGAAGCAGAGTGCCTTTGTCCGCCAGTTCAAAATAGCCCTTTTTCCCCGAGCGGTTGGCGCCGGTAAAGGCTCCTTTTTCATAGCCGAACAGTTCTGATTCGATGAGGGTCGCAGGGATGGCGGCGCAGTTGACGGAAATGAAGGGCCCCTTGGAACGGAGACTTTGCAGGTGAATGTAGGAAGCCGCATAGGTTTTGCCTGTACCAGTTTCGCCCAGAATAAGAATGCCCGATGGAGCCCTGGCGGCTTTTTCCAATTCAATCATGCAGCGTCGCATGACCTTGCTGGTGGCTATGAGCGTTTTTTCACAATTATGGGGCGGGCCATGCCCTTCTTCCTGCCGTAGAAAGGCGGCGCGCTCGGCATCGGCCAGTCGTTTTTGCAGATTCTCAAGCTCCGTAATATCCCGGATGCAGGCCACAACCCGCCAGATATTGCCCTTTTTGTCAAAAATCGGGGTGCTGGTGTTGAGACAGCGGGTTCCGTTGGGGTAGTCGTCAAACCTGGTGATAATTTTCCTTTGTTCCAGAGCCTCAAGCGTTACGGCTGCAGAAAACTTCCCCTCGAGCAAGGGGGTGGAAACAGGTTTGCCTATCATCTCTTCAGGCTCAATGTTGGCAATGCGCTTCAGAGCTTTGTTGACATGCAGGGTGGTGCCGTTGCCGTCAATGATCCACAGGCCATCATGCATGGAATCCATAATGGCGTGTAATTCCTGATTGATAAGGTGTAGGTCCGTTGTCCCTTCCGCTGGGTGAACTTCGTGCAACAGGACGAATCTTCGCCTGTCCGGGCCGTGCACTGCGTGGGCGTTGCCAAGCCATTTCCAGCCTAGCGTCCAGCTGCCTGAAGCCAGTATTATGCCCATGCGGGCATCTGGGGGGCTTGCACACACTCTGTCTACAAGGGCTTCACCACCATTTTGACGCAGCAGTTCAAGAAAGGAATGTTGTTGCCCTGGAGAGACATGATCGCTGCTTCCAAAAACGTTGGCTTTATTGCTGAATCGCTGTGTAAGAAAACGAAATGAGTGGTTACATGCCTCTATAATCCATTGGTCACCCTTGCAAATAGCTGCGCAGGTATTGGGAGGCATGAGGTTAAGGAGATCCATTAGGCATGATATAGATTTGTCCATATGGCATCCCTTCTGTCTTAACCGACAGATGATTCGAAGCTGCATCGGACTTCGGGAGAAATATGCTTTGTGAGGCAATACTGCATTAGCACTATAGAAGCCCCTGGTCAAGAAAGTTAATCTTTAAAATATGTTAACCATATTAAGCCTCTGGAACGTTTCTTGTAATACTATGGCACAAGACTCGGCGGCGAGCAGGCTGGCCCCTTCGCCGGGAAATTGAAAAAAACATGTGACCGACATTGCAAGCGGCGGGCCACGGCAACAATTCACGAACGGGCGCGACGCTTGCCTGGCAGCGACTGCGAACACCTATCATGCACTTGTATTGGAGGATAAAATGCCCAAGATGACGCCCAGTGAGGCCATGACGGAAGTTCTGGTTCAGGAAGGAGTAAACCATGTCAGCGGCATTCTCGGTTCCGCATTTATGGACATGCTGGACCTGTTTCCCGCAGCGGGGATCGACTTTATTTCAGTGCGCCATGAGCAGACTGCCGGGCATATGGAAGACGCCTACAGCCGTCTTACCGGCAGGGCCGGCGTGGTTATCGGCCAGAACGGCCCCGGCATCACCAACTATGTGACGGCTGTGGCCACGGCCAACATGGCCCATTCGCCCATGGTGGTTCTTTCGCCCAGTGCGGGCAGCATTTCCGTCGGCTGGGACGGCTTCCAAGAATGCGACACGTGGAATCTGTTTAAACCCATCACCAAGGCCTCCCTGCGCGTACCCCACCCCAAGCGCGCGGCCGACATCGTACGCACGGCCTTCCGCATTGCCTACGCCGAACGCGGCCCGGTGCTTGTGGACATCCCGCGCGACTATTTTTACGGCGAGCTGGATGAAGACATTCTGCATCCCTCGCAGTACCGCGTGGCCCCCGGCGGCATCGGCAATCCCGAACATTTCGCGGCCGCCGTGGAAGTGCTGAAGAACGCCAAAAACCCGGTGATCATCTCCGGGCGCGGCGTGGTGGATTCGGGCTGCGTTGCCACCATCAAGGCCATGGCCGAATACCTTGGCGCGCCTGTGGCGACCACCTATCTGCACAACGACGCCTTCCCCTGCGACCATCCGCTGTGGACCGGCCCCATAGGCTACATGGGCTCCAAGGCCGCCATGCGCATCCTGCAGAAGGCCGACGTCATCCTGGCCGTGGGCACCAGGCTGTCCTACTTCGGCACCCTGCCGCAGTACGACATCAACTACTTCCCCAAGACCGCCAAGATCGTGCAGATCGACATCAACCCGCGCCATATCGCCAAGACGCACCCCGTGGCAGTGGGCCTGTGCGCCGACGCCAAGGACGCCTCCGAAGAACTGTTCGCGCGGCTGCGTCAGGCCGTGCCCGCCAAGACCGACCTGACCTATGTGCATAATATGGTGACGGACGAGCTGAACGGCTGGTATCAGGAAATCGCCCTTATCGCCGACGAACCCGTGGAAGCCGGACGCATGCATCCGCGCAAGGCTCTCGAAGTGGTGGGCAAGTTCATCACTGACAACGACGCCATCGCCACCACGGACATCGGCAACACGTCCTCCACGGCCAACAGCTACCTGCGTTTCAAGAATCCCAAGCGCCATGTGGCCACGCTGACCTTCGGCAACACGGGCTTTGCCTATCAGGCCGCTCTGGGCGCGCAGCTTGCCTGCCCCGAAGATCTGACGGTAGCCATTGTGGGCGACGGCGCATGGGGCATGAGCCTTTTTGAAGTGCCCACCGCCTGCCAGTACAATCTGCCCGTCATCGCCACCGTGTATAACAACGGGGCCTGGTGCGCCGAAAAGAAAAACCAGGTGGACTTCTACAACAACCGCTTTGTGGGCGCGGACATCTGGTCCAAGTCCTATGCCAAGATAGCTGAGGCCATGGGCGCCGACGGTTACACGGTCAACACGCAGAAGGATCTGGCCG
This DNA window, taken from Desulfovibrio sp. 86, encodes the following:
- a CDS encoding NAD(P)(+) transhydrogenase (Re/Si-specific) subunit beta is translated as MNALTYNIIAGLLVASVLFGLRLMNKVPTAVRGNLFCASAMGLAILVTMFKDGSMTSPTLWLAIAVGMTLGLTLSNKVKMIQMPQMVAFLHGIGGGAAAIVSFLVLTDTGAPTAFERGSACLAMAMGMTTITGSFVAAGKLHQILPQKPIILPEHTRIILSILGVMGFSVLMGTVFPHFLFGFFIFMMLLSGTAFGIGFTIRVGGADMPITISLLNSMGGVCAAIAGFAVSDPLLVAIGGIIGSSGFLLTRIMCKAMNRKLLSILLGESSVVTPAGKAAPKAAAAAAPAPVKSTEAEVAKLVQNAKNVIIVPGYGMALAQAQYKVKQLADLLESKGAKVSYGIHPVAGRMPGHMNVLLAEANVDYENLLEMDTVNPMFADADLVVIVGANDVVNPAANSAEGTPIYGMPILDAEKAKNIIICNYDSKPGYAGVPNPLYERAGVHLMLGDAAKTFDTLLHYAQGNAPADQSAAPSGGDSKEAAAAKLVHNAKSVIIVPGYGMALAQAQHKVKQLADTLEAKGVKVSYGIHPVAGRMPGHMNVLLAEANVDYEDLLEMDTVNPMFAETDLVVVIGANDVVNPAANTAEGTPIYGMPILKAEEAKGIIICNYDDKPGYAGVPNPLYTREGVILMTGDAAKTVDRLVSFAQGESPAAAPSSGDSKEAAAAKLVQNAKNVVIVPGYGMALAQAQYKVKQLADLLESKGAKVSYGIHPVAGRMPGHMNVLLAEANVDYEHLLEMDTVNPMFAESDLVVIVGANDVVNPAANSAEGTPIYGMPILKAEEARNIIICNYDDKPGYAGVPNPLYTRDGVILMTGDASKSFDKLLAYAQGESPAG
- a CDS encoding NAD(P) transhydrogenase subunit alpha, producing MKFQGMTIGVPTEIMHGERRVSATPDTVKKMVAEGATVLVEKGAGDGAFFADAAYVEAGGKIVEDVQEIFAKSDVILKVKEPLFNKKVNKHEAEMVRDGQYLITFLHPAAPVNHEMMKKLAATGVIGITLDGIPRISRAQGMDALTSMSTVAGYKGVLMAANRLSKFMPMVGTAVGVIKPANVLVIGTGVAGLQAVATAKRLGAVVTAVDIRPDAREQSMSLGAKSFDVGVPAEVAIGEGGYAQRLSDEWLHKEREALKPLVKDADIIILCALIPGKLAPILITADMVASMAPGSSIVDISIDQGGNCELTDAGEVAVKHGVTIDGTKNIPGMMPTSSTWMFANNVFQLLSFLAKDGKIVLDRTDPIIESTLTTIDKQIVHRGAREAMGL
- the urtA gene encoding urea ABC transporter substrate-binding protein — encoded protein: MFKKTLATLALMLVTLCGSLNAKAADDTIKVGILHSLSGTMAISETTLKDVMLMLIDEQNKKGGLLGKKLEAVVVDPASNWPLFAEKARELLSKDKVAAVFGCWTSVSRKSVLPVFEELNGLLFYPVQYEGEESSRNVIYTGAAPNQQAIPAVDYLMNDLGVKRWVLAGTDYVFPRTANKIIEAYLISKGVKKEDILINYTPFGHSDWQSIVAEIKKFGNAGKKTAVVSTLNGDANVPFYKELANQGITAADIPVMAFSVGEEELSGIDTKPLVGHLAAWNYFMSVDNPANKAFIKKWHDFTKNPKRVTNDPMEAHYIGFNLWVKAVEKAQSTDVDKVLKAIVGLETPNLTGGVAKVLPNHHITKPVLIGEIQADGQFQVVWETPSVVPGEAWSHYLPESKDLIGDWTDPINCGNYNTKTKKCGGASK
- a CDS encoding NAD(P) transhydrogenase subunit alpha — protein: MTPITLLAVFVAATLLGYKIISHVPSLLHTPLMSAMNALSGVIILGAVTATYLAGSVFFTILGAISVAMAIVNVFGGFDITHKMLRMVAGKKK
- a CDS encoding DMT family transporter; this encodes MPSYIVLTVLFAALLHALWNIIVKGGENKLFETGLNALGAGLGAACIVPFLPPVSPEAWPYLGMSCICHFTYYICIAEAYKKSDLSFSYTIMRGCAPLLTSLAMLFFNVSLSLGAWCGILLLCCGIFCLAGDNARRGADRSAILLSLRTSFVIMGYTLADGLGARHSGNAVSYACWIFVLNIIPLNTFIFWRHGLSYARYVRKRAAIGFFGGLAGLGSYGIAIWAMTIAPIAMVAALRETSVIFGMLLAVVLLHEKFTFWRGIAVVLVAFGAMILKLT